A DNA window from Suncus etruscus isolate mSunEtr1 chromosome 8, mSunEtr1.pri.cur, whole genome shotgun sequence contains the following coding sequences:
- the LOC126015425 gene encoding olfactory receptor 8D4 has product MGLSNHSSVTEFLLLGLTDQPQLQLPLFFLFLGIYVVTVLGNLGMVTIIGLSTQLHTPMYYFLSSLSLLDFCYSSVITPKMLVGFLLKNKHISYSGCMTQLFFFCIFVIAECYMLAAMAYDRYVAICSPLLYNVIMSPRLCALLVAAVFSVGLTDATIHSGCIFRLDFCGPNVIKHYFCDIVPLITLSCSSTYVDELLIFIIGGFNMVATSLTIIVSYVFILASILRIQSREGRSKAFSTCSSHLTAVLVFYGSLMSMYLKPASSNAATQEKVTSVFYTTVIPMLNPLIYSLRNKEVKNAVVKLFKRKIAS; this is encoded by the coding sequence ATGGGCCTCAGCAATCATTCCTCTGTGACTGAATTTCTGCTCCTGGGACTGACTGACCAGCCACAGCTGCAGCTgccccttttcttcctcttcttgggGATTTATGTGGTGACGGTGCTGGGAAACCTAGGCATGGTCACCATCATCGGCCTGAGCACTCAGCTGCATACCCCCATGTACTACTTCCTCAGCAGTTTGTCCCTCTTGGATTTCTGCTACTCATCCGTCATTACCCCTAAGATGCTGGTGGGCTTTCTGCTGAAGAACAAGCACATCTCCTATTCGGGCTGTATGACCCAGCTGTTCTTTTTCTGCATCTTTGTCATCGCCGAGTGCTACATGCTGGCAGCCATGGCCTACGACCGCTACGTGGCCATCTGCAGCCCCTTGCTCTACAATGTCATTATGTCCCCACGACTCTGTGCCCTGCTGGTGGCTGCGGTATTCTCGGTGGGCCTCACCGATGCCACCATTCACAGTGGGTGTATATTCAGGCTGGACTTCTGTGGCCCAAACGTCATCAAGCATTACTTCTGTGACATTGTTCCTCTCATCACACTCTCCTGCTCCAGCACGTACGTGGACGAGCTCTTAATCTTTATCATTGGTGGCTTTAACATGGTGGCCACCAGTCTCACCATCATTGTCTCCTATGTATTCATCCTCGCCAGCATCCTCCGCATCCAGTCCCGAGAAGGCAGGTCCAAAGCCTTCAGCACTTGTAGCTCCCATCTGACAGCCGTGCTCGTGTTTTATGGGTCACTCATGTCCATGTACCTCAAGCCAGCTTCCAGCAATGCTGCCACCCAAGAAAAAGTGACCTCGGTCTTTTACACTACCGTCATCCCCATGCTGAACCCCTTGATTTACAGCCTGAGGAACAAAGAGGTGAAGAATGCAGTGGTGAagctctttaaaagaaaaatcgcCTCATAG